A section of the Acidobacterium capsulatum ATCC 51196 genome encodes:
- a CDS encoding VOC family protein, protein MTEKSVATIRYGRLAPCLEVSDIQAAHHFYCSVLGFQKVFENGLPVGFMVLKKDDAELHLSWKRNHQASTTNVAHLFVDDVAALYQHCQQAGVRIIRSLAGKDYGQDAFVFADPDGNRIDVGQRRI, encoded by the coding sequence ATGACAGAAAAGTCAGTGGCAACCATCCGTTACGGGCGCCTGGCACCGTGTCTTGAGGTGAGCGACATTCAGGCCGCTCACCACTTTTATTGCAGTGTGCTTGGCTTTCAGAAGGTCTTTGAGAACGGCTTGCCGGTCGGCTTCATGGTGTTAAAGAAAGATGACGCCGAACTGCACCTGAGCTGGAAGCGCAATCATCAGGCGAGCACGACCAATGTGGCGCATCTGTTTGTGGATGATGTGGCGGCGCTCTATCAGCACTGTCAGCAAGCCGGCGTGCGCATTATCAGGTCGCTTGCCGGCAAGGATTATGGGCAGGACGCATTCGTCTTCGCCGACCCGGATGGCAACCGCATCGATGTGGGCCAACGCAGGATCTGA
- the plsX gene encoding phosphate acyltransferase PlsX → MLTDIALDAWGSDKAPEPEIKGAILACRHLPVRVHLVGQQDVLEPLLAQALRGARLPIEIVHASERIAMDEKAAQAVRTKRDSSMRVGLKLVREKKVAGFFTAGNTGAAMATAKMVLGALPGVDRPALALAVPTLTGPTILLDVGANTDCKAHNLEQFAVMGEMYARKVLKVDRPRVGILSVGEEEGKGNDLTREAFPLIKALPLNFIGNVEGRDIYNGHCDVIVCDGFVGNVALKTSEGILKLVREMLKISLKSTVTAQVGALLSRRAFDEFKRRLDPSEYGGTPLLGVRGVCIIGHGSSNDRAIMNGIRVAAEFATAGVNQQLEADFAAPADSHA, encoded by the coding sequence ATGCTCACTGACATCGCCCTCGACGCTTGGGGATCTGACAAGGCTCCCGAACCGGAGATCAAAGGCGCCATTCTTGCATGCCGTCATCTGCCGGTCCGCGTTCATCTCGTGGGCCAGCAGGACGTTCTGGAGCCATTACTGGCCCAGGCGCTTCGTGGTGCCCGCCTGCCGATTGAGATCGTGCATGCGAGCGAGCGCATCGCCATGGACGAAAAGGCTGCTCAGGCTGTTCGGACCAAACGCGATAGTTCGATGCGCGTGGGGCTCAAGCTTGTTCGCGAGAAGAAGGTTGCCGGTTTCTTCACGGCCGGCAACACGGGCGCGGCGATGGCCACGGCCAAGATGGTGCTGGGCGCGCTGCCCGGCGTTGATCGCCCGGCATTGGCGCTGGCGGTGCCTACGCTGACCGGCCCTACCATTCTGCTCGACGTTGGTGCGAATACCGACTGTAAGGCCCACAATCTGGAGCAGTTTGCCGTCATGGGCGAGATGTATGCCCGCAAAGTGCTCAAGGTCGACCGCCCGCGCGTCGGCATTTTGTCTGTCGGCGAAGAAGAAGGCAAGGGCAACGATCTTACCCGTGAAGCCTTCCCGCTCATCAAGGCGCTGCCGTTGAATTTCATTGGCAATGTTGAGGGCCGCGATATTTATAACGGTCACTGCGATGTGATTGTCTGCGACGGATTCGTGGGCAATGTCGCGCTCAAGACCTCTGAGGGCATCCTCAAGCTGGTGCGCGAAATGCTCAAGATATCGCTCAAAAGCACGGTCACCGCGCAGGTGGGTGCGCTGCTCTCCCGCCGGGCTTTCGATGAGTTCAAGCGCCGACTTGATCCGTCAGAGTACGGTGGAACTCCTCTGCTCGGAGTGCGCGGCGTCTGCATCATCGGTCATGGATCCTCGAATGACCGGGCCATCATGAATGGCATCCGGGTCGCAGCCGAGTTTGCCACGGCGGGCGTCAATCAGCAGTTGGAAGCCGATTTTGCGGCTCCAGCCGATTCCCATGCCTGA
- the rpmF gene encoding 50S ribosomal protein L32, with product MPNPKRRHSKARTSKRRAHDALTATGISECPNCHEPKLPHRICRKCGTYKGREVIETKEAAS from the coding sequence ATGCCCAATCCCAAGCGCCGCCACTCCAAGGCGCGCACCTCCAAGCGCCGCGCGCATGACGCGCTCACCGCGACCGGCATCTCTGAGTGCCCCAACTGTCATGAGCCGAAGCTGCCCCACCGGATCTGCCGCAAGTGCGGCACCTACAAGGGCCGCGAGGTCATTGAAACCAAGGAAGCTGCCAGCTAG
- a CDS encoding YceD family protein: MQFTLQELQKESIVFDESLAPGQIDFGIELTQHGSLRAKGQADLIEEHRGPKDIVSDIRVRAEYSGRFAILCARCLEPVEYPVSGHFDLIFRPIGVEDGPTEHSIGDSETEIGYYQNDGLLLEDVLREQVILSLPAKTLCREDCKGLCPRCGQNLNSGSCSCDTVPSDPRWTALSDLRSRLKPEE; encoded by the coding sequence ATGCAATTCACACTCCAGGAACTCCAGAAAGAGTCGATTGTCTTCGACGAATCGCTCGCTCCGGGCCAGATCGATTTTGGCATCGAGTTGACCCAGCATGGTTCCTTGAGGGCCAAGGGCCAGGCTGACCTCATTGAAGAGCATCGCGGCCCCAAAGACATCGTTTCTGACATTCGTGTCCGGGCTGAGTACTCCGGGCGTTTCGCGATCCTTTGCGCGCGCTGCCTGGAGCCGGTTGAATATCCGGTGAGCGGTCATTTCGACCTGATTTTTCGTCCTATCGGGGTAGAAGACGGTCCGACGGAGCACTCCATCGGCGATTCTGAGACGGAAATCGGTTATTATCAAAATGACGGTCTATTGCTGGAAGACGTGTTGCGGGAGCAGGTGATTCTGTCCCTCCCCGCCAAGACGCTTTGCCGCGAAGACTGCAAAGGGCTATGCCCTCGCTGCGGACAAAATCTGAACAGCGGCTCCTGCTCCTGCGATACGGTTCCGTCCGATCCGCGGTGGACAGCGCTCTCAGACCTGCGCAGCCGGCTGAAGCCAGAAGAATAA
- a CDS encoding FAD-binding protein, which yields MTNATSRTNWAGNYRYKAAELATPRSMAELQECVAQAGHCKALGTRHSFQDIADTTGTQISLEHLQGITLDRAASQVTVEAGVRYGELAAWLEAQGYALHNLASLPHISVAGACATATHGSGLHNGNLATAVAAVDIVTGDGTIRRFARNENREAFQGAIVSLGALGVAARLTLDVQPSFQIAQTVYAGLPFAVLKDHLLDIYGAAYSVSLFTDWREARATQAWVKRRVEAGAQTAHNAEFFGARAMAHDVHPISGHEAVHCTPQQDAPGPWHERLPHFRLQFTPSSGAELQTEYFVALEDAYAALSAVEKLKEQIAPLLLVSELRVIAADDWWMSMNYQRASFALHFTWKPEWEQVQRVLPAIEAALEPFGVRAHWGKLFTLPPAKLAARYARIDDFRTLMRECDPKGKFQNAFLAPLASR from the coding sequence ATGACCAACGCAACCTCTCGCACCAACTGGGCTGGAAATTACCGCTACAAAGCCGCGGAGCTCGCCACACCGCGCTCGATGGCCGAACTGCAGGAATGCGTGGCGCAAGCCGGGCATTGCAAGGCACTGGGCACGCGTCACTCCTTTCAGGACATTGCCGACACCACCGGCACGCAGATCTCGCTCGAACATCTGCAGGGCATCACACTCGATCGCGCAGCCTCGCAGGTGACCGTGGAAGCGGGCGTGCGCTACGGCGAGCTGGCTGCGTGGCTCGAGGCCCAAGGTTACGCGCTGCACAATCTGGCTTCGCTGCCGCACATTTCCGTGGCAGGAGCCTGCGCGACCGCGACGCATGGATCGGGCCTGCACAACGGCAATCTGGCAACGGCGGTCGCGGCCGTGGACATCGTAACTGGTGACGGCACAATTCGCCGGTTCGCTCGCAACGAGAATCGCGAAGCCTTCCAGGGAGCCATCGTTTCACTGGGCGCGTTGGGCGTGGCCGCGCGGCTGACGCTCGATGTGCAGCCGAGCTTTCAGATTGCGCAAACGGTGTATGCCGGCTTGCCCTTCGCCGTCCTGAAGGATCACCTGCTCGACATTTACGGCGCGGCCTACAGCGTGAGCCTCTTCACCGATTGGCGCGAGGCGCGCGCCACGCAGGCGTGGGTGAAACGGCGCGTGGAGGCGGGAGCGCAAACGGCACACAATGCAGAATTCTTCGGCGCGCGGGCGATGGCGCACGACGTGCATCCGATCAGCGGGCACGAAGCCGTGCATTGCACGCCGCAGCAGGATGCTCCGGGGCCTTGGCACGAGCGACTGCCGCACTTCCGGCTGCAGTTCACACCAAGCAGCGGCGCGGAACTGCAGACCGAGTATTTCGTAGCACTCGAAGATGCCTATGCGGCACTGAGCGCAGTCGAGAAGCTGAAGGAACAGATCGCTCCCCTGCTGCTGGTGAGCGAACTACGCGTCATTGCCGCCGACGACTGGTGGATGAGTATGAACTACCAGCGCGCGAGCTTTGCGCTGCACTTTACCTGGAAGCCGGAGTGGGAGCAGGTGCAGCGCGTGCTGCCCGCCATCGAAGCAGCGCTGGAGCCATTCGGCGTGCGGGCGCACTGGGGCAAGCTATTCACGCTTCCGCCAGCAAAGCTCGCGGCTCGCTACGCACGCATCGATGATTTCCGCACGCTCATGCGCGAGTGCGATCCTAAAGGCAAATTTCAGAATGCATTTCTCGCGCCACTCGCGTCGAGATAA
- a CDS encoding alpha-L-rhamnosidase C-terminal domain-containing protein → MKRWAVVVLFTAVSIAAAQSVVPMGDPGNGPSKIPDAQLDPARNLPSSALESARHHPLPEHYIWTKADAVPERPDVATGWDSGSSEDLAPHYFRRVFEVASVPSHATLYVAGPREATIYLNGRQVGQYALNLDSQLGIRVYLCDVSHALRSGRNVLAIEAVRGPNVGTGAQDRRGVQFTHGEVLAAMIVPRARGLEAPPLVMSDARWRATLHPVAANWMTPTFDDMAWPSVDDLGGLESSINFFQWNADAGMYAWPGYDGISPFLAHYSLRPMRVEDVYDGLGKIQNASSLVNSSEADLEVTLPAEHVLAQNAPQMVLDFGREVTGRIELISASNSPAEVTVQYGESKDEALHGPWLGADPVYVAPRVTAYGPKSAFRYAVVRFVGGRDLHFRAIRLDGIAYPVKYQGYFESSDAELNKMWQVGAYTAHLCMQDDIWDAPKRDRGRWMGDLDVSGRTIDDVFADHFLMEDTLNRLLGPDPIKDHVNGIPGYSAFWVTGETQYYLHFGSADQLRTIHARLVELLTYMEKDLDQQHLFVDATHAWPFVDWSPRMHSDTPQTRMATQFEYYAAFRDGAYLLNALHDTSNAARFGHVADELREAAQQHMLDSQGSFGDRWQPNAYAVVSGVAEPDQYPSIWRNALSGVGQHLYHPYIITPYYNYYVVSAMAKMGHREEALSWIRKFWGGMIDEGATSYWEGYDPSWYKGSLFHRSLQADNETGFHTSLAHGWSSGVTPWLMEQVLGIQPTAAGFSQVRIRPDLVGLQWAKGAEPTPHGLLGVSIRNDHGYVTVVTLPPDVSASVSVPVPTGSSAVLVNGKSVPSSSAEGGHRAVIHLRGQGRYVITAH, encoded by the coding sequence ATGAAGCGTTGGGCCGTTGTTGTTCTTTTCACCGCTGTCTCGATTGCGGCTGCTCAATCCGTCGTACCCATGGGCGACCCCGGAAATGGGCCCAGTAAAATTCCTGATGCGCAGCTTGATCCAGCCCGCAATTTGCCGTCTTCAGCGTTGGAGTCCGCTCGCCATCATCCATTGCCGGAGCACTATATTTGGACAAAAGCGGATGCGGTGCCGGAGCGCCCTGATGTTGCAACGGGATGGGATAGCGGCTCCAGCGAGGATCTGGCTCCGCATTACTTTCGCCGTGTATTTGAAGTGGCCAGTGTTCCTTCGCATGCCACGTTGTACGTTGCTGGTCCTCGCGAAGCGACGATTTATCTGAATGGCCGGCAGGTGGGGCAATATGCGTTGAATCTTGATTCTCAACTGGGGATTCGGGTGTACCTCTGCGATGTTTCGCACGCACTGCGCTCCGGGCGCAATGTGCTCGCGATCGAAGCGGTACGTGGCCCGAATGTCGGCACCGGAGCGCAGGATCGGCGAGGCGTGCAATTTACGCATGGCGAAGTGCTCGCCGCGATGATTGTGCCCCGCGCCCGTGGACTAGAGGCTCCACCGCTGGTGATGAGTGACGCTCGGTGGAGGGCCACACTGCATCCGGTGGCAGCGAATTGGATGACGCCAACTTTTGACGATATGGCGTGGCCTTCTGTCGATGATCTTGGCGGCCTGGAAAGCTCCATCAACTTTTTTCAATGGAATGCAGATGCCGGGATGTATGCGTGGCCGGGCTATGACGGCATCTCGCCTTTTCTCGCGCATTATTCCCTACGGCCGATGCGCGTGGAGGATGTCTACGACGGGCTGGGGAAAATTCAGAACGCATCTTCGCTCGTGAATAGCAGCGAGGCCGATCTGGAGGTCACTCTGCCGGCGGAGCATGTGCTGGCGCAGAATGCTCCGCAGATGGTGTTGGATTTTGGGCGCGAGGTGACGGGGCGGATCGAGCTGATCTCCGCTTCTAACAGCCCCGCCGAGGTCACGGTGCAGTATGGCGAGTCAAAAGATGAAGCGCTGCACGGACCGTGGCTGGGTGCCGATCCTGTATATGTTGCGCCTCGCGTGACAGCCTACGGACCCAAGAGCGCCTTTCGCTATGCTGTGGTGCGCTTTGTGGGTGGGCGAGATCTGCATTTCCGCGCGATTCGCCTGGATGGCATCGCGTATCCGGTCAAATATCAGGGGTACTTTGAGTCTTCTGATGCGGAACTGAACAAGATGTGGCAAGTGGGTGCTTATACGGCGCACTTGTGCATGCAGGACGACATATGGGATGCGCCCAAGCGCGACCGTGGCCGCTGGATGGGCGACCTTGATGTCAGCGGGCGCACCATAGACGACGTTTTTGCAGATCACTTTCTGATGGAAGACACGCTGAATCGTCTGCTGGGTCCTGATCCGATCAAGGATCATGTGAATGGTATCCCGGGATACTCCGCCTTTTGGGTGACGGGCGAGACACAGTATTACCTTCACTTCGGTTCAGCCGATCAGTTGAGAACGATTCATGCGCGTCTGGTCGAGCTTCTCACCTATATGGAGAAGGACCTGGATCAGCAACATCTGTTTGTAGATGCGACGCATGCATGGCCTTTTGTCGACTGGTCGCCTCGCATGCACAGCGATACCCCGCAAACACGCATGGCTACGCAGTTTGAGTATTATGCTGCGTTTCGCGATGGAGCTTATTTGCTGAATGCGCTGCATGACACAAGCAATGCTGCACGCTTCGGCCATGTGGCAGACGAGCTTCGCGAGGCTGCGCAGCAGCACATGCTCGATAGCCAGGGATCCTTTGGAGATCGCTGGCAGCCGAATGCGTATGCTGTTGTTTCTGGCGTTGCCGAGCCTGATCAGTATCCCTCGATCTGGAGGAACGCACTTTCCGGCGTTGGGCAGCATCTCTATCATCCGTACATCATCACGCCCTACTACAACTATTACGTGGTGAGCGCGATGGCAAAGATGGGGCACCGCGAGGAGGCGCTTTCGTGGATTCGCAAGTTCTGGGGCGGCATGATTGACGAAGGTGCTACCAGTTATTGGGAGGGCTATGATCCTTCCTGGTACAAGGGCAGCCTGTTTCATCGCTCTCTGCAGGCCGATAACGAGACAGGCTTTCATACGAGCCTTGCGCATGGATGGTCGAGTGGCGTGACGCCATGGCTGATGGAACAGGTTCTGGGCATTCAGCCGACGGCCGCGGGGTTTTCGCAGGTCCGCATCCGGCCCGACCTGGTGGGGCTGCAGTGGGCCAAGGGCGCAGAGCCGACGCCGCATGGTCTGCTGGGAGTTTCCATACGTAATGATCACGGATACGTAACCGTCGTCACCCTGCCGCCGGATGTTTCCGCCAGCGTTTCTGTCCCAGTCCCAACTGGGAGCTCGGCTGTGCTCGTGAATGGAAAGTCTGTCCCCAGCTCTTCTGCAGAGGGCGGACACCGTGCGGTTATTCATCTGCGAGGGCAAGGCAGGTATGTCATCACGGCGCATTGA
- a CDS encoding amidase, with amino-acid sequence MALDRRAFLTVTGRFGMASTLFPGILYTLATQAEAQAAAKSADSAQGFSYAKITPEMVEQAAALAGVPIPQQDIAMMIAGLNDQRDSYEPLRKLNLPNSMPPAFLFDPLPPGAKVDSVRETPIYSKAPAIRTVPSNLEDVAFDTVPQLAELIRTRKVSSLDLTEMYIRRIKRYNPLLHFVITITEERAIAQAKAADAEIARGHYRGPLHGLPWSAKDLLAVKGYPTTWGAAPYKDQQFDYDATVVKRLDAAGAVLVAKATMGALAMGDVWFGGITRNPWNPQQGSSGSSAGPASTTSAGCVAFSIGTETLGSISSPSTRCGVTGLRPTFGFVPRTGAMALSWTMDKIGPICRAVEDCAIVLQHIYGPDGEDETVRNAAFNWNADFDWKSLRVGYLHKDFQRPAPQPDHRSAPPNETPAERKERDLINALSKAYHNMHVYDHQYDAAALDTLHQMGVTLKPFELPNLPFEAMTPLLSAEGAAAFSELTLTGRDKLLTAQGPHDWANTFRVARFYPAVEYIQAMRAREMAVRAAAKIFDEVDVLVARTGSEQLVMTNLTGNPAVIVPNGLRGADAPVPPPQIPFDNRSGGPGTPVSITFLGGLYQDAKLAAFARAYQNKAGFLGLHPKLPN; translated from the coding sequence ATGGCGCTCGACCGAAGAGCTTTTCTCACTGTAACGGGCCGATTCGGCATGGCCTCCACACTTTTCCCCGGAATCCTGTACACATTGGCGACACAAGCCGAGGCGCAAGCGGCAGCCAAATCCGCAGACTCAGCTCAAGGCTTCAGCTACGCAAAAATCACTCCCGAGATGGTCGAGCAGGCAGCCGCGCTTGCCGGAGTTCCAATTCCACAGCAAGACATCGCAATGATGATCGCCGGTTTGAATGACCAGCGTGACAGCTATGAGCCGCTACGGAAACTCAATTTGCCCAACAGCATGCCCCCGGCGTTTCTCTTTGACCCGCTTCCGCCCGGCGCTAAAGTTGATTCCGTGCGCGAAACGCCCATCTACAGCAAGGCTCCGGCCATCCGCACCGTGCCGTCAAATCTCGAAGACGTGGCCTTCGACACCGTTCCGCAGCTCGCCGAATTGATTCGTACGCGCAAGGTCTCTTCGCTGGATCTCACTGAGATGTACATTCGCCGCATCAAGCGCTACAACCCGCTTCTGCATTTCGTCATTACCATCACTGAGGAGCGCGCCATCGCGCAGGCCAAGGCTGCCGATGCAGAAATTGCCCGCGGCCACTATCGCGGACCGCTGCACGGCCTGCCATGGAGTGCCAAGGATTTGCTCGCGGTGAAAGGCTACCCCACCACCTGGGGTGCCGCGCCTTACAAAGATCAACAATTCGATTACGACGCCACCGTAGTAAAGCGGCTCGATGCCGCCGGCGCCGTGCTGGTGGCCAAAGCTACCATGGGCGCGCTGGCCATGGGCGATGTGTGGTTCGGCGGCATCACGCGCAACCCCTGGAATCCGCAGCAGGGCTCGAGCGGATCATCGGCCGGCCCAGCCTCCACAACCTCCGCTGGTTGCGTGGCATTCTCCATCGGTACTGAGACACTAGGCTCCATCTCGTCGCCCTCCACGCGCTGTGGCGTGACCGGCCTGCGGCCTACCTTCGGCTTTGTGCCGCGCACCGGCGCGATGGCTCTGAGTTGGACCATGGACAAGATCGGCCCCATCTGCCGCGCCGTGGAAGATTGCGCCATCGTGCTGCAGCATATCTATGGCCCCGACGGTGAAGACGAGACCGTACGCAACGCTGCCTTCAACTGGAACGCCGATTTCGACTGGAAGAGCCTGCGCGTTGGCTACCTGCACAAGGACTTCCAGCGACCCGCACCGCAGCCCGATCACCGAAGTGCGCCCCCCAACGAAACGCCTGCGGAAAGAAAAGAGCGCGACCTCATCAACGCACTGAGCAAGGCGTATCACAATATGCATGTCTACGATCACCAGTATGATGCCGCAGCGCTCGACACCCTGCACCAGATGGGCGTAACCCTTAAACCCTTTGAGCTGCCCAACCTGCCCTTTGAGGCCATGACGCCGCTACTCAGCGCAGAAGGTGCGGCCGCCTTCAGCGAGCTGACTCTGACAGGCCGCGATAAGCTGCTGACCGCGCAGGGCCCCCACGATTGGGCCAATACCTTCCGGGTAGCACGCTTTTATCCGGCGGTCGAATACATTCAAGCCATGCGCGCCCGTGAGATGGCCGTGCGCGCTGCCGCAAAAATCTTTGATGAAGTAGATGTGCTGGTCGCGCGCACCGGCAGCGAGCAACTCGTGATGACCAATCTCACCGGCAACCCGGCCGTGATTGTGCCCAACGGGCTGCGCGGTGCGGATGCGCCAGTGCCGCCCCCGCAGATTCCATTCGACAACCGCTCCGGTGGCCCGGGTACGCCAGTCAGCATCACCTTCCTCGGCGGTCTCTATCAGGACGCAAAGCTGGCCGCATTTGCTCGCGCCTATCAGAACAAAGCCGGCTTCCTCGGCCTGCATCCGAAACTGCCGAACTAG
- a CDS encoding ATP-binding cassette domain-containing protein yields the protein MSLMLLLEARHLTKRYDEAIVVDDVSLFIERGETLGLVGESGSGKSTVARMVLGLIEPTLGEVFFDGQPVTPRGAAMRKLRRRFQPVFQDPYAALNPRMRVEEIIAEPLVIHEKHSRAERRRRCSELLRSVGLDDSALARYPHEFSGGQRQRINIARALALRPELLVLDEPISALDVSVGAQIVNLLRDLQREFSLTYLFISHSMPMVRYLASRVAVMQRGRMVETGPCEQICSHPQQEYTRSLLAATPEMRVG from the coding sequence ATGAGCCTGATGCTCCTGCTCGAAGCCCGACACCTCACCAAGCGCTACGACGAAGCCATCGTGGTCGATGATGTTTCGCTCTTCATTGAGCGCGGCGAAACCCTCGGCCTCGTCGGCGAATCCGGCTCCGGCAAAAGCACGGTGGCCCGCATGGTGCTCGGGCTGATCGAGCCCACCCTCGGCGAAGTCTTCTTTGACGGCCAGCCCGTCACCCCACGGGGCGCCGCGATGCGCAAACTGCGCCGGCGCTTTCAGCCCGTGTTTCAAGACCCCTACGCCGCATTAAACCCGCGCATGCGCGTCGAAGAAATCATCGCCGAACCGCTGGTCATACACGAGAAGCATTCGCGGGCTGAGCGCCGTCGCCGCTGCTCTGAACTGCTGCGCTCCGTGGGGCTCGATGACTCAGCCCTCGCCCGCTATCCGCATGAGTTCTCTGGCGGCCAGCGCCAGCGCATCAACATTGCACGGGCGCTCGCGTTGCGGCCTGAACTGCTGGTGCTCGACGAGCCTATCTCCGCGCTGGATGTAAGCGTGGGCGCGCAGATCGTCAACCTGCTACGCGACCTGCAACGCGAATTCAGCCTGACCTATCTCTTCATCTCTCACTCCATGCCCATGGTGCGCTATCTGGCCTCACGCGTGGCGGTGATGCAGCGTGGCCGTATGGTAGAAACTGGCCCCTGCGAGCAAATCTGTTCACACCCTCAGCAGGAGTACACGCGTAGCCTGCTCGCCGCTACGCCTGAAATGCGTGTGGGCTGA
- a CDS encoding sulfite exporter TauE/SafE family protein: MHHDLAHSLFLAAATFLGGLINSVAGGGGFLVFPTLLQMGLLPIQANATGTVALWPGQFTSIAGYREDLRKNLRMVIPVAIVAAIGGFFGSWTLLHGSQNAFLRLVPYLFLLGSTSFAVSGPISRRIKARAAAHAGQQERIFMLPLLGLLLCITYYIGYFGAGAGLLTMTALALCGVERIAEINALKTVITTVANLVAVIMFVVHRAVDWRVCWFMMIACAIGGYVGARNSRRISDRILRPIIITLGFAIAIWFFTHRSL, translated from the coding sequence GTGCATCACGATCTTGCTCACTCTCTATTTCTTGCAGCAGCTACATTCTTAGGTGGACTCATCAATTCCGTCGCCGGTGGCGGCGGATTTCTAGTCTTCCCAACCCTGCTGCAGATGGGCCTCTTGCCCATTCAGGCCAACGCCACCGGAACGGTCGCGTTGTGGCCGGGCCAGTTCACGTCCATCGCCGGTTATCGCGAAGACCTGCGCAAAAACCTGCGCATGGTCATTCCAGTGGCCATCGTCGCGGCTATTGGCGGATTTTTCGGCTCCTGGACCCTGTTGCACGGAAGCCAGAATGCTTTCCTTCGGCTGGTGCCCTACCTGTTTCTGCTTGGCTCAACCAGCTTTGCCGTCAGCGGTCCCATCTCGCGCCGCATCAAGGCCAGAGCGGCCGCGCATGCCGGCCAACAAGAGCGCATCTTCATGCTGCCGCTGCTTGGGCTACTGCTCTGCATCACCTATTACATCGGCTACTTTGGCGCGGGCGCCGGCCTGCTCACCATGACGGCGTTGGCCCTCTGCGGCGTCGAGCGCATTGCCGAAATCAACGCCCTCAAGACCGTCATCACCACCGTCGCCAACCTGGTTGCGGTAATCATGTTTGTGGTGCACCGCGCCGTGGACTGGCGCGTCTGCTGGTTCATGATGATCGCCTGTGCCATCGGCGGATACGTCGGCGCACGAAATTCACGGCGCATCAGCGACCGCATCCTGCGCCCGATTATCATTACACTGGGGTTCGCCATCGCGATCTGGTTCTTCACGCATCGCAGCCTCTGA
- a CDS encoding SemiSWEET transporter produces the protein MTLHIPLLTLAGYCAAVCTTLSFVPQLVRVWRLRSARDISLTMFLVFSIGVFLWLVYGISIRSIPVILANAVTLALSLAILILKLRFDRQH, from the coding sequence ATGACTCTCCACATCCCGCTCCTGACGCTGGCCGGCTACTGCGCCGCTGTTTGCACCACCCTTTCCTTCGTGCCGCAATTGGTGCGCGTGTGGCGTCTGCGCAGCGCGCGCGACATCTCCCTGACCATGTTTCTGGTCTTCTCGATTGGCGTCTTTCTCTGGCTGGTCTATGGAATCTCCATCCGCTCCATCCCGGTCATTCTGGCGAATGCGGTGACGCTGGCGCTCTCGCTGGCCATTCTGATTCTCAAGCTGCGTTTTGACCGCCAGCATTGA
- a CDS encoding gamma-butyrobetaine hydroxylase-like domain-containing protein encodes MSHEGIRIVHEDEARRIDEQNRSLPQQATEPAKVRVNKTEGTGMEIDWKDGHHSAWNFTWLRNACPCATCHEEREQEGRRPGEPKKKPAAALPMYEPPPRPVLVSPVGRYAISFHWNDGHTSGIYSWDFLRRHCNCDVCSKKELKS; translated from the coding sequence ATGAGCCACGAGGGAATCCGCATCGTCCACGAAGACGAAGCGCGCCGCATCGACGAGCAGAATCGCAGCCTGCCGCAGCAAGCCACCGAACCCGCCAAGGTGCGCGTCAACAAGACCGAAGGCACCGGCATGGAGATTGACTGGAAGGATGGGCACCACAGTGCCTGGAATTTCACCTGGCTGCGCAACGCCTGCCCCTGCGCCACCTGCCACGAAGAGCGCGAGCAGGAGGGCCGCCGTCCCGGTGAGCCCAAAAAGAAGCCGGCCGCCGCGCTGCCCATGTATGAGCCGCCGCCGCGTCCCGTGCTCGTCTCGCCCGTGGGCCGCTATGCCATCAGCTTTCACTGGAACGACGGGCACACCAGCGGCATCTACTCGTGGGATTTCCTGCGCCGCCACTGCAACTGCGACGTCTGCTCGAAAAAGGAGTTAAAATCCTAG